The Tissierellales bacterium genome contains the following window.
TTTACTATTTTCATTAAAAACACTATCTGCTAATTGATTATTAGAACCACTATCTGTGCTTGGCTGAGACTCCAACAGTTGATCAAACAAATCCATCTTCTTTTGCTCACCAGTCAAATTGTCTCCAAGAAACATAGCTCTCTGACTTTCTTTCATTCTATTTTCCGATTTAATACTAGCCTCTTGTTTCGCCTCTATTAAAGATTTTAAAGTATCATCTTTATTAGATTCTACATCGGAAATATTTTTAGAATTTTCTAAAGCTACATCTGCTGTTTCATTTATACTAAACAAATCGAGATCAAATTTTTTCTCTGAAGTATTAAATCGATCCAAGCTCCTTTTAAAATCAGCCTCTTGCTCTATTTCTTTTGGCTTTTGATTAATGTCAGTAAATATATTGTTTTCTATTAAAATATCATTCGCAGTAAGTTCAGATGTCTGTGATGCTTTAGAACGTTTAGGTTCCCTTACAAGTTTCGCTTCACTAGGTCCCATTTGTTCTTTTATAAGATTTTTAAATGCATTTAGTACTAGTCCAAAAACTTCATCAGCATTTTCGAATTTTATCTCAAGTTTCTTAGGATGTATATTTACATCTATTAGCTTAGGATTGATTTCTAAATTTATAAATAATGCTGGAAATTGATTAAGCATTATATAACTTTTATAAGCTTCTTCTGCGGCTTTAGCAATTACAGGCGAACTAACATAGCGACCATTTACATAGACAAAATAATAACTCCTGCTTCCCTTACTAAATGTTGAATCACTAACAAGTCCGCTTAGATGCATTCTATTTTCAATCACATCTAATGATAACATGGACCTAGCACAATCTCTACCAAAAAGAGCGTATACAACTTGTTTTAATGTGCCGTTCCCAGAAGTCTTAAATATAACTTTATCATCTCTAACATATTTAAACGAGATATCTGGATTAGAAATAGCCATTCTATGAATCACTTCACTAACTTTAGCAGTTTCACTCTTGTCTGTTTTTAAAAACTTTTTACGAACAGGAACGTTAAAAAACAGATCTTGGACAATAATAGTTGTACCAGTTGGAGAACCAACATCCCCTTGATCAACTACGCTACCACCTTCAATTTCAGTAAAATGCCCACTTTTTTCATCAGATGTTTTTGTTGTCATCTTAGTCTTCGATACAGCGGATATACTTGCAAGTGCTTCTCCTCGAAATCCAAGACTGAGAACTTCATCCAAGTCCTCAATCTTCTTAATCTTGCTAGTCGCATGACGCATAAAAGCTTTTCTTTCATCTAATTTTGAGATTCCATGTCCGTCATCTGTTACTCTCAGATAAGTCTTTCCGCCATTTCTTATCTCAACAAAGATGTTTTTTGACCCCGCATCTATAGAATTCTCTAAAAGCTCTTTTATAACTGACGCAGGATTTTCTATAACTTCACCAGCAGCAATCTTATTTATCGTAAGAGAATCTAGTATATTTATACTTTTCATTCATCCCACCCCATTACAATTTCTTTTTTAATGAATACAAATAATTCATTGCATCTAACGGTGTTGCATTTAACAAATCGAATGTTTTAAGATCTTCTATTATGTCACTATATGGACTCTCTGGTATAGTAAACAAGTCAAGCTGTTCTGCAACTTTTGGAACTTCTTTCTCATAAGAATATTTTACTGCAGTCTGATTTACATCACTAGCTTCAAGCTTTAGAAGAATATCGTTAGCTTTTGTGATAACAGGCGATGGCACTCCAGCAAGCTTAGCTACTTCTATACCATAGCTTTTATTAGCTTCTCCTCGCTCAATTTTTCGAAGGAATATAAGCCCTTCACCATGATCCGCTACAGTAATGTTGTAATTTTTAACTCCGCTCATGACCTCTTCAAGTTCAGTAAGCTCATGATAATGAGTAGCGAAAAGAGTTTTGGCTTTTGTTTGTTCTGAAATATACTCTATAACCGCCCATGCTATACTCAGACCATCATAAGTACTAGTACCTCTTCCTATTTCATCCAAAATAAGTAATGATTTATCAGTACAATTGTGCAAAATGTTTGCAACTTCCATCATTTCTACCATGAATGTACTTTGTCCTTGTGAGAGATCATCTGATGCTCCAATTCTAGTAAATATTCTATCGACTATACATATATCTGCACTTTGGGCAGGTACAAATGATCCAATCTGAGCAAGTAGCGTCATTACTGCCACTTGTCGCATATAAGTCGATTTACCAGCCATATTAGGTCCAGTTATAATAGCTATTTGATTATCGTCTACATTAAGCTTTACATCGTTTGACACAAAGGGATCATTTCCAAGCATAGTTTCTACTACGGGATGTCTGCCATCTACTATGTTTAATAACCCATCTTCATTTATAGTAGGTTTAACATAGCCATTTCTATAAGCTACTCTTCCTAATGAATTGATGGCATCTAGTTTTGCTATAACTTTAGCAGTTTCTTGTATTCTAATTAACTCTGATGCAATGGAAGCTCTGACTTTTTGGAAAAGCTTGTATTCAAGTTTCAAAATCTTTTCTTCAGCGCCTAATATTTTTGCTTCCATCTCCTTTAATTCTGGAGTAATATACCTTTCTGCATTTGATAATGTCTGCTTTCTAATATAATCGTCAGGTA
Protein-coding sequences here:
- the mutL gene encoding DNA mismatch repair endonuclease MutL, whose product is MKSINILDSLTINKIAAGEVIENPASVIKELLENSIDAGSKNIFVEIRNGGKTYLRVTDDGHGISKLDERKAFMRHATSKIKKIEDLDEVLSLGFRGEALASISAVSKTKMTTKTSDEKSGHFTEIEGGSVVDQGDVGSPTGTTIIVQDLFFNVPVRKKFLKTDKSETAKVSEVIHRMAISNPDISFKYVRDDKVIFKTSGNGTLKQVVYALFGRDCARSMLSLDVIENRMHLSGLVSDSTFSKGSRSYYFVYVNGRYVSSPVIAKAAEEAYKSYIMLNQFPALFINLEINPKLIDVNIHPKKLEIKFENADEVFGLVLNAFKNLIKEQMGPSEAKLVREPKRSKASQTSELTANDILIENNIFTDINQKPKEIEQEADFKRSLDRFNTSEKKFDLDLFSINETADVALENSKNISDVESNKDDTLKSLIEAKQEASIKSENRMKESQRAMFLGDNLTGEQKKMDLFDQLLESQPSTDSGSNNQLADSVFNENSKQEEQVEFEYLDVFGKAPRLGLSDEFEEVDEEEVKIQSFEERKKSLPNLEFKGQLFKTYILAEETETSALYIIDQHAAHERINYEKYRLEYEQEKIVLQELLTPEVIHLSNFELERVAEYSDVLERLGFDLEEFGTNSIIMRAIPMIFGKPDTGNFFKSILGNLEDIKGNLSFKLEKVMKIACTQSVKAGMKLDILEISRLLEDLSRCEDPYTCPHGRPTIVKLTKGEIEKYFKRIV